TTGCCAAAGATGAGGATCAGGCCACTACAATCCGCCGTCGAACCACCACCGACTCCACCACCACTTGAGCACTTCCCTGACGACGCCTTCAGGAAGGTTCACGCCACCAAGGTGCTGTCGTCGCCATGAAACGAGGAACTGAGGCTTTCACCTGAGCTGCTGGGTGGGGTGGGAGGTGCAGGAAGCCCACCGAAGCCTTCAGCAAGGGGAACTACGCCCAAAGGCGACATCTTCAGTGTGGCCGCCGCGCcggccaggggtttcccccggatCCGCACCCAACCACCAGATCCGCACACCCGGCATCCCGAAAACGGCGGACGGAGCCACCTGGGACAGGGGGCGGCGCGGATCGGAGCAGATCGAGGAAGAGGACGCCGATTCTCCAAGGTACAGCCGGCCTACGAGGAGCTGCTGCAGTCGCCGACGCCCACCGCCTCCATGCCGCCCGCACGACCGGGGAGGCAGCCCACCTGCACCCTGCGGCGCCGCCCGCCGCACAGGCCACGCCGTTGGCCGCCGCCCCGGATGCCGAGGCTCTCCACTCAGAGTGGATCCGCCAAagtccccgccgccaccttcatggGTGCCGAGCGGCCGTGCCGCTGGCCAcctctggcggcggcggagggagggagtGGGGCGGGGGGActaggtggcggcggcggagggagggagNNNNNNNNNNNNNNNNNNNNNNNNNNNNNNNNNNNNNNNNNNNNNNNNNNNNNNNNNNNNNNNNNNNNNNNNNNNNNNNNNNNNNNNNNNNNNNNNNNNNNNNNNNNNNNNNNNNNNNNNNNNNNNNNNNNNNNNNNNNNNNNNNNNNNNNNNNNNNNNNNNNNNNNNNNNNNNNNNNNNNNNNNNNNNNNNNNNNNNNNNNNNNNNNNNNNNNNNNNNNNNNNNNNNNNNNNNNNNNNNNNNNNNNNNNNNNNNNNNNNNNNNNNNNNNNNNNNNNNNNNNNNNNNNNNNNGACCCGGGGCGGAAGCCGAGTTGCAGTAAAGACTAGTCAGCGGTTCATTAGGTACACACTTGCGCGCAGATCTGACGGTTGGCGCGCACCGCATCGGATGGTTCGGGCTCGACCGGTCCAAcagttgggccggtgcgccggcgcagatcGCTGGCCATAAGATAATGGGCCGCCCACCCCACGGCCGCAACTCCCTCCCAGTATCGATCCTTGACCTAGCTGATGGGGCGCCGACGCAGCCCTTGTTCCCTCCTCCTCCAGTGGCGGGGATTGACGGTACTGTGCAAGCGAAAGCGACGACGCACACGCAGCAGAGGAAAGAAATCGACCTCAACCTCAACCTCAACCTCAACCTCGGAGAATGCTTCTTTTACTACGGCGGCGGAGTCAATACCCCGTACAGGTACAGGTGATGTTATCCTTCTCTATCTATATCAAAATGCCAGCAACTTAGGATGATGAGGAAGCAAACCCTAGACCTAGAGCGGCTGTAGATAGATGGATCTGGATTCGATCGATCCCACAGACACCCCTTCCCTCCATCCGCGAGTTAGGTTTGCAGATCCCAACCATTCTTATTACTACGTACATGCATGTTTGCAGATCCCAACCATGGAGAGACGATCTTGGTACTGTTTGAGACGCCCTCTGGCTTTGCAATTTTCTGTTTCAAGGAGGACTACCTTAAAGAACCGGTACTGCTTGCTTATTTCTTATTTCCTCCGTGCTCCGTCCATTACTCATGTTCTCATCTCTTAATTTTTTTATTGATCGGCCTAGCTGATTTTTCTACCTTCTCCAGAATATCTGGGAAATCTTTGGCGAGCATTTTAGGACAAAAGGGGTAAGCCCGTCCTTCTGATTGTTATATTATAGTTTGTTTGTTGCCAATTTAAACAGACTACTCTTCTTTTCTGTGAgggaaggccatcatggctagctttatttaaTATCAATTATCAAATAACAACCGTTACATTGTTCACTTGAGGTTAATTGGAGGATAAAGCTATGGGTTTCATCGACCCAAATACAACAAGTTTTTCAAGTATAACAATCCCTATATCTCTTATTAAACGGTGAGCAAATTCAACCTTCCCAATCAAACCTCAAGTTGCTAAAATGCCCGCATGCATATACCGCTGTTGCCTCAGTCCACATTTTTTCTTGTCCCGCGCAATATTGGATAATAACCTCCATAGAATCAAATTGCTCTTCTAGAGCATTAGCACCAATACAAATTAGCCAATTCTAGCCCATGGCACATTGCCAATGATTCTCCGATGGCGCAGATGAAACATGCATTATAAACTTCGATGGTCGATGAAGCAACAAAAAAGCCAAGGCTCATTATACACCGTTTGTTTTTTAATTAACAGATTCAACACACAATGTTGTCCTTAATTCTGTGTGGAAATCATGTAGCATGATGTTACTTGTATGCATTCACCCTCAAAAGCTATTTTCATCAACACTGGAAAAAGAGATTTTAAAAGAATGGACGGGTGTAGGCTGATATGTATGCTATTCACAATTCTGTCGTTAGCTGCTAGCCATGGATGATTGACCTGTAACTTATTCTGAACTGCATTGCAAGAACAAAGATAATATCTTTTACGATTATTATTAGTGTTTCTTATAAGTGTTTCAAAAAACGGTGCTACACAGCGTATTTTAAAAAGCGGTTGTGAACCAGGCTAACAAGAACTGGGCAGAGCAGCAACCCGTCGCTTAGAAGCAGTTTTCCTGCCTAGAGCAGTTTACGGCTTGGACTATGTCAGGATGTGGAGCAAAATGGAGAAGAAGATGTTACATGTTTGTCATCTTCTCTGACCTATTATGCTAAATTTCCTCTTATTTAACATGCCAGTACTTGCTGTGCTTGGCAGTGCCGACTGCTTACCACTTTGTGTCTTTTTGTAACATTGATTGCTATGTACATACTGAATTGCCTTCCTCATGATTGGGAGACATGGTGAGCTTTATATTTTGATTACTTTTCATTCTTGCTTTACCATGCTCGCCCTTGTTCATTTCTTTATCAGATCGTATGGCTGAAAGAGTTTCAAATTTTCAAGGACAAGTCCAGTGCCATTGATAATGGTACTGGTGTCAGTAGGGAGCTTACTGAGATGATATCACGCTGTCACCACCCTTGCCAGAAATTGGCCGTTGGAAAACCTGAATATAAAACAATCATCGAAACAAGCTTGGTCAGTGTAAAGCTCCCTTTGTTTGCTTATATATGATTATGGAAAACTTTGAACATCTAATTTTCAGCCACTTGTTTCAGCCGGGTGTACATTGCCTCTTCGACGAAACTGTGATGGAGGTGATGTGGGGCCTAAAACATCTCATGCATAGTTTAGTTCCCCAGGAAAAACTGACGCTCACAAAGGAGGATCGCTTGCCAATGAGCCAAGGACTAAAAATGTTCCTGTATCATTATGGCTTTGATGTCAAACCGGAGTTGGTTAGTTAACAAGTTCACTTCCTTTATGTCTGAGATGAAATACTTTTATGCTTTATGCATGGCTCCATGTCATTTAGTGCTACACCAATTATCCTATATATTTTTGTGCAGCGTACACTTAGAATCCTTATATTAATTACCCCTGCCAATGCTCTTGGTGCAATATGTAGGACAATCTTTTTTCCTTCTTCGTATAGTGACAACGATGTACTCTTTTTGAGCCCAGGTTAATGAGCAGGTTGTTAATGCGGCATGCCTCTTGCGTGATGCTGGATTGATCATGGAGAGCCACTCTGAACAACTGCGCTGGGCTGCTGGCCAGTTGAAGGAAGTGTCTGGCATTAACCCGGAAGGCTGGTCCGCGATGAAGACGGCGACGGCTCTGACGATCATGTTTGACCCTGTAGAAATAACTGACGATGAGATGGAGGTAATGTTTTGTAAATGATtaacattttattgaattttgtCATTCATGCAATTCAATACACCCTTTCTTTCAAATTTTTACTGAACAAGAGTTATCAACCCTGGAGATGACTTGCCATAAATATGAGGATATTATTTACAAGGACTTTAGCCTGAAGATCCACAGTGATCTTGTGGAGATGCGTGAAGTTAAGAAGGATGCCCTGGGAGCACTGGGCTTCTTGCTTGGATCAAGCGCGTGATGAGATAAAGCCGATACTTTTCTAGTTTGTTAACTAGTTAGTATGTGGGTAGAAGTGATCCTGGGTGGTGAGGCTGCCACTGCCCATCCAAGAACGAAGTGTTGGACAATGTGTGTTTGTGTTTTAGTAATATCGACTCTGAGTAATGTGTGTTCGCGTTTTAGTAAATCGACTATGGGTAAATCGACCAGTGTATCAAACATATTTTCACTTTTCTCTACTTTAAAATCTCAAAAATTGCACTATTACAGATGAGAACTATTACAAGATGAACACGTGAATCTACACACTATAACGTGTCATAGATATATGATTTTTCAGAAAAGCTAAAACAATTTATAATTGTGAACGGAGAGACTACTTTAGAATTTGACTCTAGTGATCAATTGGACAATTGCTTAGAGAACCGGGAGTCATTGCCACCCTATTGGaaccggcgtggtccgcagcccccagagtacggaatcgagttcctcaacccaatGCTTATAGGATTCTCGTAGGGAGCGCACTAGTTTGGGCTTAATACCGCTCATGATCAGACCGTTGGCCCATTCAACTTGGCAGTTTATTTGAGGGTGGTATAcagatgcatagtcgagtttaatgcccaacttagcgcaccaagttttcacctcatcagccgtaaaattggagccattatcagtgatgatatgtGTGGGACACCGTAACGATGCATCACACCGGATATAAAATCAATCACTGGCCCTACTTCAGCTGTTTttactagtgacaagcattaagcatagcaaagtcatagcaacatctatctcagaacatagtggatattaggaatcaaaccctaacaaaactaacttgattacatggtaaatctcatccaacccatcaccgtccagcaagcctatgatcgaattactcacgcacggcggtgaacatcatgaaattggtgatggaggacggttgatgatgacgacggcgacagattcccctctctggagccccgaacggactccggatcagctctcccgatagagattagggcttggaggcggctctgtatcgtaaaacacgataattctttctctctgatttttttctccgcgaaagcaaatatatggagttggagttgaggttggtggacgtccagggggcccacgaggcagggggcgcaccctaggggagggggcgcgcccccaccctcgtggacagggtgtggccccctgacgctaattcttttgccagtatttttttattaattctgaaaagttgcttagtggatttgcaggtcattccgagaacttttatttctgcacaaaaataacaccatggtagttctgctaaaaataacgtcagtccgggttagttccattcaaatcatgcaagttagagtccaaaacaagggcaaaagtgtttggaaaagtagatacgacggagacgtatcagtcccgtCCAAGGAtggcgtgatatccactgctgaAGGGAACCACGTGAAAGAGCAACTCTTAAGACCTGTAATTTTCAGGCGTGCCGAACAACACATCCAGTGTAATTCTCCCAAAGCATCGTGCTTCGCGACTGGGGATGATACCGCGAAAGGTGGTATTGCTTTGCTCGATGCATGTTCTATCAATCTGCATTTTGTCGAGCGTATCTTCATAGATGAGGTTAGGCCcaatgccgccgtccatgagcaattTAGTAAGCCGAAAACCGTCCACAATAGGGTTTAGGACTAGGGCAGCGGGTGCTCGGACTGTCTGAGCCTTTGGTTCGTCTTCGGCTGTGAAGGTTATTACCGCGTCGTTCCATGGGCTCACTGCGGTAACTtggtggacttcggcgaggtcgcggagtgccctttttcgctgattatttgaagaaaaggtctccAAGACTGTGAGGACGTTAAAATTGTCCCTCTCAGGGGAGTATTTCCCTGGAGAGGTGGTGGTGAGGATGGCCTgccgtagtacccaacatgcgcgaAGGCTATGGGTTGGGTCTGTGCTTGGGGTTGCATGTATCAGACAGGGCTTGTCGAGGTGTTCATCCAGAACATATCTATATCCCGTAAAGGGTTTATTTTCTCTGCTGACAGACTGATGATCGGATGCCCCACTGGGGTGTGTCCGTTTAGTCTGGGTAGCATACTGCTTGATGGCAGCATGCTCTAGCTAAGTTTTCTAggccttccatgtgctttccatcgcgcagtacttttgCACTACCTATGACAATCCCGAGAAGCTCTGTATGCGATGACAGTGGAGGGCATTCAGTATTCCCTTGTCAGTACAATTGTGATGGAAGACCGAAACTGCATCGTGGTCgcagcaatctttgatcttgtttttaacaagtaggaatctggcccaaaagtgatggagcaTTTCCTGAGGTTGCTGCCGTACATACACCAGGTCGTATATATTTGGAGGCCTTGAGttgcttggagagtattgattgtggtgggcGGTGGGTTAAAATTCAAATCCTGACCCACGTCAGTGCTTGGAGATTGAAAATCCTCCGAGGTGATAAGTTCAGATCCAGGGAGATTGAAGTGCTCCCTTGATCCAGTATCCGAGCCAGAGTTAGGGGGACTTGGATTCCCACCTAATGGTAGAGTGTCCAGCTCGAGAGGTCCAGAGATCCGAACATATTTGGTTCTCAACATAGGAGGAGAAGTGTCCTCGGCTCATTCCTCGACGACCGCAACCAGGTGGGTGGTCAGCGAGCGATGAATCTCCCTCTAGTCAGGCTTAAGTCGGATCCGACCATAATCTGTTGACATCCCCATGGCGGCGATGTGATCTAGCAGCTCGTTTAAGGATGAGACATCTGTCGGATTCATCCTTTTGGTACTTGAGACCGATGCGACGACGGTGTTCGGCGGTCGTAGGAGGTGCTGCAGGCTTAACGGCCGTACGGGTGTCTATGATGAAACCGCCGAGGTGGAGGATCTGCCAGGAAGCCAGGGTCCCTTCAGAGGTAATGTTGTCATTAATGACTAGGCAAGCCATAGATCGCTTTTTTGGACTACAcaacagagctctcaatgaaagcaccaatgtcggtgtcaaaaccggcatatctcgggtaggggggcccaagctgtgtgtctaaggatcgatggtaataatGGACAAAGGGACAAAATGTTTACCCagctcgggccctcttaaaggaggtaaaaccctacttcctgcttgattgtaaTCGATGagcataggggttacaagagttgatctacctcgagatcgtgatggctaaaccctagattgtCTAGCCTATGAATGTTATGATAGCCTccacggactaaatcctccggtttatatacacaccagagggaTCAAGGGTTTgtataaagtcggttacaagggaaggAAACAATACATCCGGACTCTAATCTTGTCGTCCAAGCACACAGGAGTCTTATCCAAACATGGGGGATGGCTTTCAGcttttatcttcacggcccatttagCCTGGCCCGTATCCTTGAGCCGGACAACTGGGGACCCTCaaaaccaggactccctcaccccaccaagtgggcacaacccacctgggcgcgccagggagcccatgcgcgccctggtgggttgtgctccccttggcccacctccggtgctcctcttctggtacataagtcattttgacctagaaaaaataggggAGGACTTTCGGTACAAAATGCTGCCGTCTCGAGGtgaaacttgggtaggagcacttttgccctccggcggagcgattccgccgggggaacttccctcccagagggggattcatcgttatcatcatcaccaacaactctcccatctttgggagggaaatctccatcagcatcttcaacaacaccatctcctctcaaattgtGGATGATCAGACCGTtggctcttaaaggaggtaaaaccctacttcctgcttgattgtaaTCGATGagcataggggttacaagagttgatctacctcgagatcgtgatggctaaaccctagattgtCTAGCCTATGAATGTTATGATAGCCTccacggactaaatcctccggtttatatacacaccaaagggatcaagggtttgtataaagtcggttacaagggaaggAAACAATACATCCGGACTCTAATCTTGTCGTCCAAGCACACAGGAGTCTTATCCAAACATGGGGGATGGCTTTCAGcttttatcttcacggcccatttagCCTGGCCCGTATCCTTGAGCCGGACAACTGGGGACCCTCaaaaccaggactccctcaccccaccaagtgggcacaacccacctgggcgcgccagggagcccatgcgcgccctggtgggttgtgctccccttggcccacctccggtgctcctcttctggtacataagtcattttgacctagaaaaaataggggAGGACTTTCGGTACAAAGTGCTGCCGTCTCGAGGtgaaacttgggtaggagcacttttgccctccggcggagcgattccgccgggggaacttccctcctagagggggaaatcatcgttatcatcatcaccaacaactctcccatcttggggagggaaatctccatcagcatcttcaacaacaccatctcctctcaaaccctagttcatctcttgtgttcaatctttgtaccggaactatagattggtgcttgtgggtgactagaagtgttgattacatcttgtagttgattactatatggtttatttggtggaagattatatgttcagatccattatgctatttaataccccctctaatcttgagcatgattatcatttgtgagtagttacttttgttcttgaggtcacgggagaaatcattttgtaagtaatcatgtgaacttgacatgtgttcgatattttgatgatatgtatgttgtgattcccttagtggtgttatgtgaatatcgactacatgacacttcaccatatttgggcctaagtgaatgcattgtggagtagttattagatgatgggtagcgagagtgacagaagcttaaaccctagtttatgcgctattccgtaagggaccgattggatccaaaagtttattgctatggttagaatttattcttaatacttttctcgtagttgcgaaaGCTTgtcagggggttaatcataagtaggatgtttgttcaagtaagaagaaCACCTAAGCACcaatccacccacataccaaattatcaaagtagcaaaaacgaatcgaaccaacatgatgaaagtgactagatgaaattcccgtgtaccctcaagaacactttgcttatcataagagaccgttttggccggtcctttgtctcaaaaggattggtctaccttgctgcactttttttactactactgctacttgctcgttacaaattatcttgctatcaaacttctatattacttacaatttcatcacttgcagacattaccttgccgaaaaccacttttatttccttccgctcctcattgggttcggcactcttacttattaaaaatggtacaattgatcccatatacttgtggtcaTCACACGattagtgatctcccatgtcccgttaaccacgatggaatccatctcgctgtgCACCGCTTCTTTCCAATAGTAAGCATCAGGATATGAAtaagcttctgaaatagaagtgggagtatcattcaCGATATACACAATGAAATCTTCACCAAATGACTTTgcggtcctttgtctcttgccccttctAGGAGCTTCATTGTCATCCTCCTCGGGAATATATGTGTATTTCTTCTCAAAATGTTCCAATGGAACATTAGCTCAAGGAGTTGTCTCTGACCTCTGACTAGATGAGCTAGGCATATCCTTCATAggcaaaatatcctcaaagaaattcgcatcattcgactccatgattgtACCAACATTCATGTCAAGTACCTCAGATTTcaccact
Above is a window of Triticum dicoccoides isolate Atlit2015 ecotype Zavitan chromosome 5B, WEW_v2.0, whole genome shotgun sequence DNA encoding:
- the LOC119305518 gene encoding uncharacterized protein LOC119305518, with protein sequence MWSKMEKKMLHIVWLKEFQIFKDKSSAIDNGTGVSRELTEMISRCHHPCQKLAVGKPEYKTIIETSLPGVHCLFDETVMEVMWGLKHLMHSLVPQEKLTLTKEDRLPMSQGLKMFLYHYGFDVKPELVNEQVVNAACLLRDAGLIMESHSEQLRWAAGQLKEVSGINPEGWSAMKTATALTIMFDPVEITDDEMEVMFCK